A section of the Diabrotica virgifera virgifera chromosome 8, PGI_DIABVI_V3a genome encodes:
- the LOC126889353 gene encoding DAZ-associated protein 2 isoform X3 gives MSDKKVMPGIPGGNPYVIPGQTQIYPQGPPPTYDQALTHPAAIVGQHMYPPGTMYAAGYPTYLGYPTYAPMQYYPSLGAYSYAMQPAQLRPTIMIPNGYDAGARFDGIAQQVLPPAPPGVPPSAAQLAAMAGHQVALGQKKNTFLAGGSDGGYTFW, from the exons TGATGCCAGGTATTCCGGGAGGTAATCCATATGTGATTCCTGGGCAGACTCAGATATATCCACAGGGTCCTCCCCCTACTTATGATCAAGCTTTGACTCATCCTGCTGCTATAGTTGGACAACAC atgtaTCCACCAGGTACAATGTACGCTGCTGGCTATCCAACATACTTAGGATATCCAACTTACGCTCCAATGCAGTATTATCCTTCTCTAGGTGCTTACTCATATGCCATGCAACCTGCACAACTCAGGCCAACTATAATGATACCT aacGGTTACGATGCAGGTGCAAGATTTGACGGAATAGCTCAACAGGTACTTCCCCCAGCTCCACCCGGCGTTCCCCCATCAGCAGCACAACTAGCAGCAATGGCCGGCCATCAGGTGGCTTTAGGACAGAAGAAAAACACCTTCTTAGCCGGGGGTTCCGACGGGGGCTACACTTTTTGGTAG
- the LOC126889353 gene encoding DAZ-associated protein 2 isoform X2 yields MPTTQPYGVMPGIPGGNPYVIPGQTQIYPQGPPPTYDQALTHPAAIVGQHMYPPGTMYAAGYPTYLGYPTYAPMQYYPSLGAYSYAMQPAQLRPTIMIPNGYDAGARFDGIAQQVLPPAPPGVPPSAAQLAAMAGHQVALGQKKNTFLAGGSDGGYTFW; encoded by the exons TGATGCCAGGTATTCCGGGAGGTAATCCATATGTGATTCCTGGGCAGACTCAGATATATCCACAGGGTCCTCCCCCTACTTATGATCAAGCTTTGACTCATCCTGCTGCTATAGTTGGACAACAC atgtaTCCACCAGGTACAATGTACGCTGCTGGCTATCCAACATACTTAGGATATCCAACTTACGCTCCAATGCAGTATTATCCTTCTCTAGGTGCTTACTCATATGCCATGCAACCTGCACAACTCAGGCCAACTATAATGATACCT aacGGTTACGATGCAGGTGCAAGATTTGACGGAATAGCTCAACAGGTACTTCCCCCAGCTCCACCCGGCGTTCCCCCATCAGCAGCACAACTAGCAGCAATGGCCGGCCATCAGGTGGCTTTAGGACAGAAGAAAAACACCTTCTTAGCCGGGGGTTCCGACGGGGGCTACACTTTTTGGTAG